One stretch of Leishmania braziliensis MHOM/BR/75/M2904 complete genome, chromosome 6 DNA includes these proteins:
- a CDS encoding putative glucosamine-fructose-6-phosphate aminotransferase — protein sequence MCGIWGYANHNVQRTVEQILDVLIRGIQKVEYRGYDSAGLAIDAGIGSENDGGAAASAPTPRPCVVRSVGNVSQLREKVFSRAVAATLPPMDAKTSHHIGIAHTRWATHGDVCERNCHPQQSNNGEFTIVHNGIVANYATLKELLKAEGYAFFSDTDTEVISILSEYLYTRKGIHNLVDLTLELSRLVEGSYALLIKSIYFPGQIAASRKGSPLMVGIRQTDDYGCVMKVSTYDLPDLWKSHEVFFASDWSSFVEYTNNVVHLEDDDVAHYCDGTLRFYKAEGRSSSTVKREVQYLDAKPESLSKGNYPHFMLKEIYEQTESVISSIHGRIDFSSGTVRLSGFTLQSIRAILTSRRILFIACGTSLNSCLAVRLLFEELVPLPISVENASDFLDRKPPIQRDDVCFFVSQSGETADTLLALRLCFEAGAVCVGITNAVDSSISRLTHYCIPLNAGVEVSVASTKAYTSQVVVLTLVALLLSDDSVRLQERRQEVVRGLAEMPVKISEALKITHDSVKALAARLKESSSILVLGRGYDLATAMEAALKVKEVSYVHTEGINSGELKHGPLALIDDTLPVLAMCTNNRHFHLSKTAVQQVSARKGAVVVFATEADAELKAAAREIILVPNTVDCLQCVVNIIPFQLLAYYMALLRGNNVDYPRNLAKSVTVQ from the coding sequence ATGTGCGGTATTTGGGGCTATGCTAACCACAATGTGCAACGCACAGTGGAGCAGATCTTGGACGTGCTCATCCGCGGTATTCAGAAGGTGGAGTACCGCGGCTATGACAGCGCAGGCCTGGCCATCGACGCAGGCATCGGGAGTGAAAacgatggcggcgccgccgccagtgcgccgacgccgcgcccttgtgtggtgcgcagcgtcGGAAACGTCAGCCAGCTCCGTGAGAAAGTGTTCAGTCGGGCCGTCGCCGCGACGCTGCCACCGATGGACGCGAAGACAAGCCACCACATCGGCattgcacacacacggtgGGCCACGCACGGCGATGTGTGCGAACGAAACTGCCACCCGCAGCAGAGCAACAATGGCGAGTTCACCATCGTTCACAACGGCATCGTCGCCAACTACGCCACGCTGAAGGAACTTCTCAAGGCGGAGGGCTacgccttcttctccgaCACGGACACGGAGGTCATTAGCATTCTTTCCGAGTACCTGTACACGCGCAAGGGTATCCACAACCTTGTTGATCTGACGCTGGAGCTGTCGCGCCTGGTGGAGGGCAGCTACGCGTTGCTCATTAAGAGCATCTACTTTCCTGGTCAAATAGCGGCAAGCCGCAAGGGGTCGCCGCTGATGGTAGGGATCCGGCAGACAGACGACTACGGCTGCGTGATGAAGGTGAGCACTTACGACCTTCCCGATCTATGGAAGTCGCACGAggtcttcttcgcctccgaCTGGAGCTCTTTCGTCGAGTACACGAACAACGTTGTGCACCTCGAGGATGACGACGTTGCTCACTACTGCGACGGCACCCTTCGCTTTTACAAGGCAGAGGGGCGCAGTAGTTCGACCGTCAAGCGCGAGGTTCAGTACTTGGATGCGAAGCCGGAGAGCCTGTCCAAGGGAAACTACCCGCACTTCATGTTGAAGGAGATCTACGAGCAGACGGAGTCCGTCATCAGCTCCATACACGGCCGAATCGACTTCAGCAGTGGGACAGTGCGACTCAGCGGCTTCACCCTGCAGAGCATCCGCGCTATCCTCACCAGTCGCCGCATCCTCTTCATCGCCTGTGGCACCTCGCTCAATAGCTGCCTCGCTGTTCGGCTGCTCTTCGAGGAGCTTGTGCCGCTGCCCATCTCGGTTGAAAATGCCTCCGACTTCCTCGATCGCAAGCCGCCAATCCAGCGGGACGACGTGTGCTTCTTCGTCTCGCAGTCCGGCGAGACGGCCGACACGCTGCTGGCACTGAGGCTTTGCTTCGAGGCGGGCGCGGTGTGCGTTGGCATAACGAATGCCGTCGACTCTAGCATCAGTCGGCTGACGCACTACTGCATCCCCCTGAACGCTGGCGTCGAGGTCAGTGTTGCGTCGACGAAGGCGTACACGTCACAGGTTGTCGTGCtgacgctggtggcgctgctgctcagcgacgactcggtgcggctgcaggagcgccgccAGGAAGTCGTGCGCGGACTGGCCGAGATGCCTGTAAAGATCTCTGAGGCGCTCAAGATCACCCACGACTCCGTgaaggcgctggcggcgcgccTGAAGGAGAGTAGCTCCATCCTTGTGCTCGGTCGCGGTTACGACCTGGCCACCGCGATGGAGGCGGCTCtgaaggtgaaggaggtgaGCTATGTCCACACGGAAGGCATCAACAGCGGCGAACTCAAACATGGGCCGCTCGCACTAATTGACGATACACTGCCGGTGCTGGCGATGTGCACCAACAACCGACACTTCCACCTGAGCAAGACGGCCGTGCAGCAGGTGAGCGCTCGCAaaggcgccgtcgtcgtctttgCGACTGAGGCAGACGCTGAGCTGAAGGCGGCCGCGCGGGAGATTATTCTCGTTCCGAACACGGTGGACTGCCTTCAATGCGTCGTGAACATTATTCCGTTTCAGCTGCTGGCCTACtacatggcgctgctgcgcggcaatAACGTCGACTACCCGCGCAACTTGGCCAAGAGCGTCACGGTGCAGTAG
- the MOB1 gene encoding putative cell cycle associated protein MOB1, translating into MKLFGSSLFDSDKTYRPKKKHKEGTERYRLHNFARSLVKSGDLRQAVQLPPGVDLSHWLSVHTVDFYNITNVIYGSLTDYCSDVICPVMSSGPRYEYLWRNPPEYPKATRVSAPQYLDLLMKWIERQINDERIFPSEDYNPYPADFKNYVKNIFRRMFRVYAHIYYSHFTKIAELQEEAHMNTAFKHFMYFVWEFDLIPREELTPLQELLKNLKRRAAARGGEGDAGPCGRAGCRRRRGGAEAGDVFS; encoded by the coding sequence ATGAAGCTGTTTGGGAGCTCCCTCTTTGACTCGGACAAGACGTACCGGCCGAAGAAGAAGCACAAGGAGGGGACGGAGCGGTACCGACTGCACAACTTTGCTCGCTCGCTCGTCAAGTCAGGCGACCTACGGCAGGCGGTCCAACTACCCCCCGGCGTCGACCTGAGCCACTGGCTCTCGGTCCACACAGTCGATTTCTACAACATTACCAACGTCATCTACGGCTCACTGACAGACTACTGCAGCGATGTGATCTGCCCAGTGATGTCTTCCGGGCCGCGCTACGAGTACCTGTGGCGCAACCCACCCGAGTACCCCAAAGCGACGCGGGTGTCGGCGCCACAGTACCTCGATTTGCTCATGAAGTGGATTGAGCGGCAGATCAACGACGAGCGCATTTTCCCGTCGGAGGACTACAACCCGTACCCAGCCGACTTCAAGAATTATGTGAAGAACATCTTCCGCCGCATGTTTCGCGTCTACGCGCACATTTATTACTCACACTTCACGAAGAtcgcggagctgcaggaggaggcacacaTGAACACTGCCTTCAAGCACTTCATGTACTTTGTGTGGGAGTTCGACCTTATCCCGCGTGAGGAGctgacgccgctgcaggagtTGTTGAAGAACCTCAAGCGCCGAGCCGCTGCGcgcggcggagaaggcgatgcagGCCCGTGTGGCCGCGCTGGATGCCGCAGacgccgaggaggcgctgaggCCGGAGATGTCTTCTCGTGA
- a CDS encoding 2,4-dienoyl-coa reductase-like protein: MTATLASPASMVATTSVAATAAASRLFTPLRVGRHIQLPNRFYMQPIYLNMESELKWYSDEHMAAMAAFFGERAHYGAKLMVVGGLGTSRLGRWKKDALMLGTFDAAKALSRVTRVVHSEGGYVLAQAFHAGRAARKRHFVSATSTPSPVQPVRNTHPYRIPAFMVNYVVSEYERFARLAEDAGFDGVEIPVSEGSLLHNFLSSAVNTRNDAFGGSLERRLEVTVRVLETIKNSLANPDRFVVSLRLCLHDLKPGGTSMAETLQVAEVLAKSGRIDLLNTSVGMHDSPVQTLSAYVPHGAFTRSCQLLKERLTEVGAVGVPVVASHRLHTIQLSESLLEKGVCDMVGVARPLLADPQYISNAAAGRSEDSIPCIGCNHCINRLYKHQRITCALNPITGYELQRGWKPAKYRKSVAVVGAGAAGVTCALTLWRRGHDVTLFEKESVIGGQLNLAKRVPGKENYQAVLEYWTRQLRQSSINVRLNTEFTREEVARNHQFFHAVVMTHGSVPRRISSHVFPGASECPLVVPFHRILDGSVTAGRRVVIVGNGAISHDVASFLLHDPRVSREISLYLDEWGINLEDGSLLESPEQRMPRNNRVVTIFNKADKDADLSRGWGWTQKLWIKHHESTVVKHGMIENFDANGVHISILPPDSRKLFVPCDTVVWCIGMLPNITYGTWIYEWMKDGAKVRGEMVGDFSLYTAGSCRDSYTGDGHGEEDLLQCVHEGYEIGYKI, translated from the coding sequence ATGACAGCCACCCTTGCCTCCCCAGCCTCCATGgttgccaccaccagcgtggcggcgacggcggctgcgtCACGGCTCTTCACACCACTTCGGGTTGGGCGGCATATTCAGCTGCCGAATCGCTTCTACATGCAGCCCATTTACCTCAACATGGAGAGTGAGCTCAAGTGGTACAGCGACGAGCACATGGCCGCGATGGCCGCCTTCTTTGGCGAACGGGCGCACTACGGCGCGAAACTGATGGTGGTCGGCGGCCTCGGTACTTCGAGACTCGGCCGGTGGAAGAAGGATGCGCTGATGTTAGGCACCTTCGATGCCGCCAAAGCGCTCTCGCGTGTGACGAGAGTTGTGCACAGCGAGGGCGGCTACGTGCTCGCCCAAGCCTTCCACGCAGGCCGCGCTGCCCGCAAGCGCCACTTTGTGTCGGCCACGTCGACACCGTCGCCGGTGCAGCCGGTGCGAAACACGCACCCGTACCGGATACCCGCCTTCATGGTGAACTACGTGGTGTCCGAGTACGAGCGGTTTGCGCGGCTGGCGGAGGATGCTGGCTTTGACGGGGTCGAGATCCCCGTCAGCGagggcagcctcctccacaactttctctcctccgctgtAAACACGCGGAACGACGCCTTTGGCGGGTCGTTGGAGCGCCGACTCGAGGTGACGGTGCGAGTGCTCGAGACCATCAAGAACTCCCTTGCGAACCCCGACCGCTTTGTCGTCTCACTGAGGCTGTGCCTGCACGATCTGAAGCCCGGCGGCACGTCGATGgcggagacgctgcaggtggCCGAAGTACTTGCCAAGAGCGGCCGCATCGACCTCTTGAACACGAGCGTCGGCATGCACGACTCGCCAGTGCAGACGCTGTCGGCCTACGTGCCACATGGCGCGTTTACGCGCTCCTGtcagctgctgaaggagcgGCTGACGGAGGTTGGCGCGGTGGGTGTGCCTGTGGTTGCGTCGCACCGTCTGCACACGATCCAGCTCTCCGAGAGCCTGCTTGAGAAGGGGGTGTGCGACATGGTCGGCGTGGCGCGGCCGCTTCTCGCGGACCCGCAGTACATCTccaacgcagcagcggggcgCAGCGAGGACAGCATCCCGTGTATCGGGTGCAACCACTGCATCAACCGACTCTACAAGCACCAGCGCATCACGTGTGCGTTGAACCCCATCACTGGCTACGAGCTCCAGCGTGGGTGGAAGCCTGCCAAGTACCGAAAGTCGGTCGCTGTTGTCGGAGCTGGCGCGGCAGGCGTGACGTGTGCGCTGACGCTGTGGCGCCGTGGCCATGACGTCACACTTTTCGAAAAGGAGAGCGTCATTGGTGGCCAGCTGAACCTTGCGAAGCGAGTGCCTGGCAAGGAGAACTACCAGGCAGTGCTGGAGTACTggacgcggcagctgcggcagtcCTCTATCAACGTGCGCCTCAACACTGAATTCACCCGCGAAGAGGTAGCTCGCAACCACCAGTTTTTCCACGCTGTTGTCATGACACACGGTTCGGTGCCACGCCGCATCTCGTCCCACGTCTTCCCCGGCGCATCCGAGTGCCCGCTCGTCGTGCCCTTCCATCGCATCTTGGACGGCAGCGTCACGGCTGGTCGCcgcgtcgtcatcgtcggcAACGGCGCCATCTCGCACGACGTCGCCTCCTTCTTGCTGCACGACCCCCGCGTCTCGCGCGAGATCTCGCTGTACCTGGACGAGTGGGGCATCAACCTCGAAGACGGCAGCTTGCTGGAAAGTCCGGAACAACGGATGCCGCGCAACAACCGTGTGGTCACCATCTTCAACAAGGCGGACAAGGATGCGGACCTTTCGCGAGGTTGGGGCTGGACGCAGAAGCTGTGGATCAAACACCACGAGAGCACCGTGGTGAAGCACGGCATGATCGAGAACTTTGACGCCAATGGGGTGCACATCTCCATACTGCCACCGGACAGCCGCAAGCTCTTCGTGCCGTGCGATACCGTCGTGTGGTGTATTGGCATGCTGCCGAACATCACCTATGGCACGTGGATTTACGAGTGGATGAAGGACGGCGCGAAGGTGCGGGGCGAAATGGTCGGTGACTTTAGCCTCTACACGGCCGGCTCGTGCCGCGACAGCTACACCGGCGACGGACACGGTGAAGAGGACCTTCTGCAATGCGTCCACGAGGGGTACGAAATTGGCTACAAAATATGA